AGATGTCCTGTTTAATTAACAGGGGTTTCATCGTCACAAGGCTGcgtctttcttttcttgttcagGTTCTGCATGAGCAAGGCCGAGCATTTACCGGGCCAAATGGGGAGCGGTGGCAGGGGGGGAGCGGAATCCTCTTTAATTACGGCCAACGAAGGACCTTCCGTTAATCATGGAATCAAGATTCCACCATCAGAGCCTGGGGATGAGATGCTTGAGTGAGAATTCACTCAAGCCGCCCTCGTCTTTGTGAGATTTCTTCCCTGGCCCTCAAGACGCTGCCTCTCTGTCCGTTTCTTGTGATGtttaaagaagggaagaaaacagatttgttCACAAGACCCAGTGACGGAAAAGCAGGCTtttggaaagatgaaaaaggggttCTGAACTGGCCAATGAAAAAGAGATGTGCATTTATTTTGCAACCGATGTCTCTTTACATTGGCTTGAATTCATGGGTTGTTTTAATACAATAATAATCAAACTGTATTTAATTTTAGGATAATTGGCTGTGCATTTTGTTGCATCtatatttttaattacatttgaaGTTTGAGGGCCCAGACTTGGGAGAAagctgggataaaaataaaataaaaatagaataactATAAGATATGAACAGACCATATTTTCATTCTGAAGGAGCACTGCTTCAAGATATGGAATCAGTATCTCATTTTGTGAGACCCTGAGAGATTGCCTTTCCTGCACAAAGTCTGGGAGAGTGCGTTCTGCTTACTCTACATGGCCTTTCTAATCCCGGTGCAGAGGTGGGCCTGCTAGTTCAGGCATCCCATATATAGAATAGTGTCTCTCGGTTGGAATTGTGCGGGAAGTGGGCTCCCACTGTTGAATGTTTCCACTATCAACTGAAACCCATTTGTTTACTCAGATCTAGAGCATCTTTATCCATGATTTGCTCTGGGAGAAACCTGCGCAGTATTTCAGTCACCTCTGGAGTGAGTGCATTTGTTTACCCAGATGTTTTTCTAATTATTACCCTAATTGTTAACactaccagttttttttttaaataaagcaattaGTTTTCCTAGATTTCACtactttttttgtttattatttgcttctttccattttatGGCGTTGGTTCTTTGCCAACAGCTTCCCAGTGTGGCGTAGTAGGTAGAGTGGTGGGCTAGGAGtcaggagacccgagttcaaatcttTGTCCGGGCCTGGAAGTTCGCAGGAATGTGGATCGGGGCCAAACCACGCCTGAATATCTCTCACCTCGAAAGCCCTATTCAAGTCTCTATAATTGGGTTCTGACTTGACTGCATGTAACAATAATGTTCTATAAATAAGTATTTCCCCGCTGGACATTTCGCCTTTTTAAAACAGCCCGAGTTGGCAGCCGTCAAAGCATCTTTCAGCATCAGTGGTccaggaatggggaggggggaggctgggagAGAGAAGAGGCCCTTTTCTCTGTGGGTGGGGAGgggtctttctcccccccccatttcccctaATTTTGACGCTTCCCCTCGACTTGCGAGTCCAGCCTCTCCCAGCTGCGAAGCGAGGACACGGGAGGGGGGGTGTTGtgtggaagaggggaaaaagatgggggggggagaaaaagaaatctcCCTTTTGGGGGAAACCCCAGGCGGTAGCTGGCCCGCCCGTGAATGGCAGGCGACGAGGAATGATGGATGGCCGGGCTGACGCTGGAAATGAAGAAGGACAAGAGAGGGTGGgctgcggagggggggggggatgatgatggATGGGAGGGTGGGTCAGAGGGGcggcgggtgggtgggggggcgAGAGCCGAgccagatggatggatagatgggaagctggaggggaggggagggaagcagaaGGAGCGCATCTCTTGGCGAGCTCAGAAGGTGCGCGCACAGCAGAGGCGAGCGGAGCAGCGGTCACAGGCTCGCatccttcctgctcctcctcgGCTCTTCTCGCCTGcggctctccccccctccccaaattccgtGCTCGGCCGACCCTCTTCCTCGCCCCCCAGCCATGCCCAATTTCGCCGGCACCTGGAAGATGAAGAGCAGCGAGAATTTTGACGAGCTTCTGAAAGTCTTGGGTAAGGCGCCGCGCGCTGGGCTTCGGGGAGGCGGACGCTTGGATGGCTCAAGGCGCTAGGCAGCATGAAGGGCGGCCACCCCCCTGGTGCGCTTCCATCCCGCTCCGGGGGGAACGTGTGGACGGTCCCCGGGAGCCTCGACTCGGGAATGTCGGGCTGAGCGAGGGAAGCGGCTCTGGGCGCGCTGAGCGCCTTTAGCCGGAGAGGCTGGGCTCCAGGGGCGCATTGATCCCGGGGATTTCCTCGCAGGTAAACCTTAGAAAGGATCCTCGACCTGCCTTTCCTCCTGTGTAAAGCCCTCCGGCGGGACAGCTCTAGGAGTCTCAGGAAGGTGGCGATTTATCTTGGTCTAATTTTTAAGAAAGCATTTCAGGTCGCTCGACATTCTCCCATTGTAATTCCACCTTTAGGTCCTTCTCCTAGGATTTTGCTCGTGTTTTCTTGGCGTTGTGAACCGGCCAAAGTGGCCGGAGGGGCGGAGAGGTAGAAGTTgagcaaataaataaaggcaataaaaatattattttattaggGTTCATTTACGAAAGATACCATGCCACTTTTTCTTTCGAAAATCAAGCCTGCGAAGGTAAAGGACCAAGCGCATCTGGTTTTGTCATTTCATATGATGAGGGTGATGATTAAATAAAACCAGCCGCTCCTGTACCTGTTTTCTGGATATTAGGCGCACTGAACACAGGGGAGCCCCCTTCATTTTGAAACTGGCCTAAGAGACGTCTCTCCAGCCACGATTTTTGGAAGTATTGTGATTTTTCGCTACCCTCCATACATCATCTGATGGATGAAGTCCCATAAGGGACTAAAAGCTAGCCTTTTTCTATTTGGAAAGAAGTATCACCTACCATGACTTTGGAGCATGTCCAAGAGTTACAtggatttcccccctcttttgatGGCCATCCCAGGGAAACACTTACAGGCTTTCTACAGGTTTGGGTGGTGGGGTGATCAAAAATGAGCCATTTAGCATCTTGTGGAGGTCAAGAAAATGTGCTTCTGGATTACTGTatttgggaaggggggggctcAATTTAGTAACATCCATGATAGTCCATCCATCTTAAGACCTTTCAGCCCAGGATCTAAGATCATTTAATCTCACCCCCGGCTCAGTTCATGTTGCTTTGCCCGTCCTTGCCCAGGAGTCAACGCCATGCTGAGAAAAGTGGCCGTGGCGGCCGCCTCCAAGCCGCACGTGGAGATCCGCCAAGATGGAGACCAGTTCTACATCAAGACCTCCACCACCGTCCGCACCACGGAGATCAACTTCAAAGTCGGCGAGAGCTTCGAGGAGGAGACGGTGGACGGCCGGAAATGCAGGGTAAGAAAGAGCAAAGCCCGGTTGTTCAGATGGCAGGAGCAAAGGGATCGGGGCCCTCTCAGGCTGGGCTATCCAGCCGCGTCTTCCCCAGGACATTCCGTATGGTGAAGGCTTCCTAGAAAAACATAGTGAACGTGGTTCTTCTAGCTTCTGGAGGAGGAGTAATTTCAAAGATTTGCAGCCCAACCAAGGCCTTGAATCCAATTTAGCATTCCTCCTgaaagtaagcccactgaatcaagggGATTTACACATGTGTTGACTCATTAATTCAGcagttgatttaatgggtctcctCTCTTGGAAAGGATTGTGTGCAAAGCAGGTCGCAGGGCACCTGAAAGATCAATGGCTGTTATTTGAGCTAAATTTTTTGGAGACTCCTATCCACTGTCTGTCGAAGAAATAAACGAAAGTCTGTGGAAGTCGGCACCTTTTTAAAATTAGGCTGCATGACTTTATGGACTTTATCGATGCCATCAaagtctgcaaaaaaaaaattaaaaatgacctcCAGCAAATTCTTAAGGGTCCGAAACAGAGAGACTGAAACCAAGCTAATGAAAAAACACGCAATTAAACAAAACAATCCCtcagaatttttctttctttctttctttcttacgtCCTCTTTAAATGCAGTTTCGACGTAGGACCGACTTTACAGACATCACTCTTCCTCATTTGGATTCTAGGGCAAATTGAGTCCATTATTTGGGGGAAACACTTCTTTTTCCGATGCACCGCATTGgatgtgtttgattttttttttcctttcctgggaCCCGAGCAATGGGCCAGTATgaaagttggatttttttttttcagttgcaaaCGGACCAACCAGAAAGCCATGGTTTTGGAagggggcctccaaggccattgagtccaaacccctgctcaatctCAGAATCCctatcaaagcagatcggacagatggGTGGTCCAATgctctcttgaaggcctccaagtGCTGGATGAAATTGTTCCAGATTTGGTCATAGTTTCCACCCACCTGCCCAATGTGGCGGTTTCCAGCAAAGGATGATGATGGCAGACACACCCCAAACCCATGCCCCTTGATTCCGCTATCTCTGCTCCGTCCATCACACCCCTGTCTCCTTTTGCTTGCACATCCTTTACCTATCTAGAAATTTTGTTTCTCTGTAGCGTCATGTtgagaaatattaaaacaaataacgGGAAACCACTCACACAGAGGGCTCTTGATCCTCAAAGTTTCTGTTAGTTATCGTCTTCCTCCCTCTTGCTAGAGCTTAGGTAGAGACATTTTTTCCTGTGTTGACTTATAGAACCATAGTTTTGCTTACAAGCATTCAGCAGCTTTACAACCATAAGAAGGGAATCCTGTAGCAATGTCGTCTTGAAGAGGATGTGCTGTTCCAAAGTCCGTCCGACATCAGTGAAGCTTACTTCCAGCTAAACGGATGCAcgatggctcctcgcctctggaaccatctccctccggagattcgctcggcccctacgctgggcatctttaaaacccaatttaaaacatggttgttcattcaggccttccctccagccaatttttgattttctttttcttattttccctattttttttattttattgtagttgttttgtattattatgtatttgtttgtgttttattgtctgattttatatcggaagccgcctagagcggtccggtggtccagataggcggggtataaatcaaatcaaatcaaatcaaatcaaatcaaatcaaatcaaatcaaatcaatcaatcaatcaatcaatcaatcaatcaatcaatcaatcaatcaatacatacatacatacatacatacatacatacatacatacatacatacatacatacatacatacatacatacatacataaataaataaataaataaataaataaataaataaataaataaataaataaataaataaataaataaataaataaataaataaataaataaataaataaataaataaataaatagtaggaTGCTGCATATGCTCATCCAGAAATAAGTCCCACCAAAGTCAGTGAATCCCCAGCTGAGTATAGGATCAAGGGAGCAAATGATTAATTTAGCCGGAAAGTAAGCTAAGCTTAGCCTAGATCCTTAGATGTCAACCAACTGCCATCTTTAAAAAATCCTATACTGCAAGACCATGACCTAAAAGTCCATAAAGAAAGACACAGGGCTCTTACAGTGCTTTGCCAACAGGAATACCTCAAATGGCACGTTGGGTAAATCATGACCATAATATGGGGCCACATCCTTCCAGATGGCCAGTGCTGTGTAATGGGCAGAGCGTTGGACCCGGGAGAGGTCAAATCTCTGTTTGGCCATGCCAAGTCTCTGGGGTGTGGAGGCAGCAagccatcccttccacattgcaCGTCCCACAAAAACCCTAGGAGGGTTGCCGTAAATCAGAGGCTGTTTCACAGTGCATGCTCCCAACACCCTCACAAGGACGAACTCCCATGCTGTGCGATTATCAATAGTCTGAGTCCAGAGAGGTTAATGAAAAGCAAGTGGTTTTGGGGTTCGGCACAACCCAAAATTTCATATAAGTGCATTCTGGATTTCAAGGGCCAGCCATGATTCTCTTTACTCCCTCAAAGCTCAAATGACTTCCTTTATCTTGACCCAGCATCCACGTTCAACGGGTCTTCAGTCAAATCAGTGAGGATCACAAAATCATGGAATAAGGGCATTGGAAGgggggcctctaaagccatccagtctgaccccctgctcacggcaggaatccaaatcagagcagatctgagtgaAAATTCTCCAATTCTCCCtctggaaggcctccagcgttggagggaGCTGAAAATAGCAGAATTTGGAGCACCGATGCTGGGCGGATGTTTTGGGCCGGGTTGACTTCAGATCCTAAATCCTTTTATGTCCCTCTGGAGAAGAGACAATtcactgttcagctttctagTCGCTCTTACAGGATGCTTCACGGCACAAATATCGGGGGAGCCTGTGCCCCCCCTTGAATGGATGTGTACCAAAGAATTGGCCGCCTGTTTCCAATACTTATATATAACGTAGGGGGAGAGTCAGAGGGGGTGGGAAAGGGGCTCCACCCTCCAAGCAGCCACCCACAAAACCCCGGCACCAAGGAAGACCGCAGTGCCCAGGAAAGCCCCTATTTCATTTGGAGAGCCACGTTTCCTTTGAACCCATTGTGACGGGGTTTGCCACTAGCGCCCCTTTGGTGGGCCACCCGCCCTTGCCCCACATCTACCCTGAGAGCCTGGGTGGAGCCGCCACtcgggcggggtggggtgggggctcccAGGGAGGCTGGAAGGAGGGAAGCTCAGGCATCTCCTGGGTGGAGACGCGAGACGCAGACGCAGCTGACGGGTCAGGAGGACGTTGCATCAAGAGGTGTTCAGGGAGGGCAGGGATGAAGGCTTGGAGGGAGCGTTCCTCCTCGGGGCCCTGAGAGGGTTCAGTCAAGGAAGAGCAGATCCTGGGGGTTGCATCAGAGGAGCTGGGTGCCATCCTTTGCCCAGCTGGGGAGCAGGATGAGGACCCTCGGGGAGAGCTGGCCAGCAGCAGCTCAGTGGCTAGCGACCAAGGCTGGGGATGAGGAATTTCCATCACCCCGTCTCCCATCTGGCCCTCTCAGCAAAGCTAGTTATCGAGGGTGGTGGATATGGGCAGGCAGCAATACCTAGTGGTCACAGCTGCTCCACCCCACCTCTCAAATTACGAACCAAGACCCACAGACTGCAGGGTGGCTGTGCTTCTTGCAGAAATTGGGAGTCGTTGTCTGATTAGAATAGATTAGAATAGATTAGgatagagatggatggatggatggatggatggatggatggatggatggatggatggatggatggatggatggatggatggatggatagatagatagatagatagatagatagatagatagatagatagatagatggatagatggatagatagatagatagatagatagatagatagatagatagatagatagatagatagatagatagatagatagatagatagatagatagatagatagatagatagatagatagatagatagatagatagatagatagatagggaaaCAAAACTTTTCCCATACTTCCCCTTTGGAATGGCAACCAGAGGGAACTTCCGATATTCCAAAAGTTATTTATTAGGAAGCAACAGCCAAGCCTATTCTCTAGCACCAGATGTTACCTAGACCTGCACCCCCTGCAAAGAAGCAGTTCCATGAATGAAAAAGGGAAGATGATGGGAAAACTCCCAAGCACCCATGAAATGCAAGCGAAGCGCATTGCTCAGCCATCTCTCAGCTAAAGGCATGAGGTGACTCCTCTCTttgcagagttgttgtttttttcctttcctggctCTGACGCAATGCGATGTGGCACTCAATGCATTTTTCATGGTAAAAGCCTTGATTGGATGGTTTCCTGGTCAAGAGAGGCAGCACGTTCAGAAAGATCTGCAGCCTTGCCTAAAAGCAGAAGATGCCCTCTGATTAAGGAGGATCCTCGGTCGACCCAGTTCGGTTTTGCCTAGCCAAGCAGCTTTCTTAAGAGTTtcagaacaaaataataattcattgCTTCCATTCTTGTGGTATTCTCTCTTTCAATGCTCCTCAGAGGGCAATTGTGAATAGTTACTTTTGAAATAATGAGAAGTTAGCAAAGTTACATTTCCAAAGTAGCAAAAAGAAGTCATAACAATAGTACTTTTTTGGTAGAATCAGTAACATTTAGTTACTTTCTAAAGGTATTGTTTATAGGCTTTTAAAGAGGAGAGTTATGCTACTCTGTTAGAAAAACAAGATATTTTTCCAAGTGCAGTATCAaaaccggccactagagggaaaagGAGAGTCACTTCTTGCAATTTTCTGAAACACTGAATGCAAAATTAATAATGTTCATCTTGATGCATCATGTCTACCAATGGCAGCCTCACTAACATATAACGTTCCAGACAAACGGGCTGGAGAAAAAGAGCCCATTCTAAGACAACTGGCTGGATTCACAGTGAACTGAGGAAGAAAACATGGCTCATACTTTGAAATATGTTAGCCCTGTTGTATGATAGCCTGCTCCTACACTGGGAGACTTACTCCATTGTTGCTAGATGGACATTCTGCACATCTCCGTAGAGGATTTATGGAAAGCGGGGGGTGTTTAACATGTACGGATTTGACTTTACCTCCCTGGGCTGCTAAATTtaatttctcctcttcccttcctgcctcatCTCGCCCTTTTACTGCCACCATTATCCTTCCGTGTATCCATGGCTGTTAAGCTTGCACAAATGCAATTAAGGCATCTCATTGTGTTTCCCCCCCACTCCTCTCATGGCGTGGGGGGACTGCTTTTCGCTTACAGAGTTTACCCACGTGGGAGACTGAAAATAAGATCCATTGC
The Pogona vitticeps strain Pit_001003342236 chromosome 12, PviZW2.1, whole genome shotgun sequence genome window above contains:
- the CRABP1 gene encoding cellular retinoic acid-binding protein 1 — protein: MGSWRGGEGSRRSASLGELRRCAHSRGERSSGHRLASFLLLLGSSRLRLSPPPQIPCSADPLPRPPAMPNFAGTWKMKSSENFDELLKVLGVNAMLRKVAVAAASKPHVEIRQDGDQFYIKTSTTVRTTEINFKVGESFEEETVDGRKCRSLPTWETENKIHCKQTLLEGEGPKTYWTRELVGDELILTFAADDVVCTRIYVRE